From a region of the Malania oleifera isolate guangnan ecotype guangnan chromosome 12, ASM2987363v1, whole genome shotgun sequence genome:
- the LOC131144874 gene encoding transcription termination factor MTEF1, chloroplastic: MSATAAAAFHSSLRMSSQQQPNIPLSAKPKTKTPLQDHPLYPQAHTHLSLQFKEKVLCLEVLGVDSGRALSQNPALQTASLNSINSIISFLHSKGIHQKDLGKILGMCPKILTSNIRTDLNPVFKFLSEDLSVPQHSFRRVINKCPRLLASSVRDQLKPALFYLQRLGFQDLGALAYQDSILLVSNVEKTLIPKLKYLEGLGFSRSEAVGMVLRCPGLFTYSVENNFKPKFEYFGEEMKGSLEELKEFPQYFSFSLEKRIKPRHIATLKSGVTVPLPAMLKSTDEEFMELIRQGGG; encoded by the coding sequence atgTCAGCAACAGCAGCGGCTGCATTCCATTCTTCCCTGCGCATGTCTTCCCAGCAGCAGCCAAACATCCCCCTTTCAGCAAAACCCAAGACCAAAACCCCCCTCCAAGACCACCCTCTGTATCCCCAAGCCCACACCCACCTCTCCCTCCAATTCAAAGAAAAGGTCCTCTGCCTTGAGGTACTGGGTGTGGACTCCGGCAGGGCACTGTCCCAAAACCCTGCCCTCCAAACAGCCTCCCTCAATTCCATTAACTCCATCATCTCCTTCCTCCACTCCAAGGGCATCCACCAAAAGGACCTGGGCAAGATCTTAGGGATGTGCCCCAAAATCCTCACCTCCAACATCAGAACTGACCTAAACCCAGTATTCAAGTTCCTCTCAGAGGACCTCAGTGTCCCACAACACAGCTTCAGAAGGGTCATCAACAAGTGCCCTAGGCTCTTGGCTTCCAGTGTGAGAGACCAGCTAAAGCCTGCCCTGTTTTATCTCCAGAGGCTTGGGTTTCAGGATTTGGGGGCCTTGGCTTACCAAGACTCAATTTTGTTGGTCTCCAATGTGGAGAAGACCTTGATTCCTAAGTTGAAGTATTTGGAGGGCTTGGGGTTCTCCAGAAGTGAGGCTGTTGGGATGGTCTTGAGGTGCCCTGGGCTGTTTACTTACAGTGTAGAGAATAATTTTAAGCCCAAGTTTGAGTACTTTGGAGAGGAGATGAAGGGGAGTTTGGAGGAGCTGAAGGAGTTTCCACAGTACTTTTCTTTCAGTTTGGAGAAAAGGATAAAGCCCAGGCACATTGCAACCTTGAAGAGTGGAGTAACGGTGCCTTTGCCTGCTATGCTTAAGAGCACTGATGAGGAGTTTATGGAGTTGATAAGGCAAGGGGGTGGATGA